The Gracilibacillus caseinilyticus genome segment GGCTTCTTATAATATGGATTATGTCAAGCGTTGAAGTCATTTTGAAATGTTTAGTGTGCTGGCATACCGCTCCGGACAACCACTTCGCGTCCTGCGGGGCACGGCTGAAGCTCCACTTCGTCTGTGCCTCCGTCTGCAAGTATCGCTTCGAAGTGAGCTTCCTCGTCATAAGGTAGCAAAGAAGTTGTTCAAGTAGTAGCCTAGCTGAATCCGTGCCCCACAGGACGCGGAACATATTTCCGGAGCTTTGCATAGCAGATAAAATATTTCAAAATGACCTTATCGTCATACAGTTCCACATGACATAATCCATATTATAGGTAGCTGTATCTATTAAAGATAGATAGAAACGGGCTAGGATTTAAGTTTTGTTTTTCTTAGCGCATATTGAAAATGGGGGGAGTTGGTGAGATCAAATTAGGCACTTTCCTTAGTCGCCAACGCCTATTTAACGGCATATGTTATGGTGAGGTGATACAGGATGCGTATGTTTGATGTGCATATTCAAGGTGACCTGATTTGGGTTAGGCCACTATTTCCTGATCTGGCTTTTAAAGTATATGAGAATAACCTGCACCTGGCTGCAAACAGTAATTCACGCGAAGCCTATTTAACCTTGCAGAAGCCAGCCCCATCTACCTTGATCACCATTGAATATGTTGTAAATGATACATTGCAAAGAGAGCAATATCCGCTAAGACAGTATTTTGTTACAAGGGACCGGACATTCCAAGCGGGGGATATATTAGTAGCAAGTGATAATATAAAGGCAGAATTAACAGGTTATTTGGGGCATGCAGCTATCGTTATCAATGAGAAGGAGTTAACAGAAGCCCCAGGTAGCGAACCGGCGATCGTAAAGGATTCGATTCAGCAGTTCCTCGTAAAACACCCATTGCATGCACAATTTCGACCTAAACAAGCAAAAATAGGGAAAAAAGCTGCAGATTATGCGATTCAATATTTGCAAGATTATCATAATAATTTGAAAAAAGGGGTGCAACAACCAAAATTCTCTTTTAATCTTTCACAAGATTTGGATGATCCGTGGGAAGAAATTTATTGTTCTAAATTGGTATGGCTATGCTATCATTTTGGAGCTGATTATACATTTGAGAATGATTATTTATGGTTTTCACCGGAGGATATGTATCATCAGTTATTAGAAAATGATGACTTTGAACTTATCTATCAGCATCAGGATGTAGAGTTTCTAATTGATACCTAAAAGGATGTATAAAAGCGGCTGTTATTATGTGTACAGCTGCTTTTTTCCATTTTTAACCCTGAGCTGGATAGATTTCTTCAGAATGATTGATGCTTTCGTAGGAAATTTTATAAAAATATGATTTTATTATTGAATGTACGTACGAATTGTATTATTATGAAAGTAATTCATTTTACACATACGTACAAGAAAGAAATGAATAGTGAAAGGGTGTTAACAAAACATGCTTGAAACATTAAAAGAGCAAGTAGTGGAAGCAAATCGCGATTTACCAAAGTATGGATTAGTAACCTTTACTTGGGGTAATGTAAGCGGTTTCGACAAAGAATCAGGATTAATGGTCATCAAACCGAGTGGTGTACCATATGAAGAGTTAAAACCAAAAGATCTAGTTGTCTTAGATTTAGAAGGGAATATTGTTGAGGGTGATTTGAAGCCATCTTCAGATACACCAACACACCGTTTATTATATCAAAAATTCCCTGGTATCGGTGGAATAGTGCATACACATTCCCCGTGGGCGACAAGTTGGGCACAAGCAGGTAAAGGCGTTCCTGCGCTTGGAACGACTCAGGCAGATTATTTCTATGGCACGATTCCATGCACCAGAAGAATGACGAAGGAAGAAGTACAGGGTGAATATGAATGGGAAACTGGCAATGTAATTGTCGAAGCTTTCCAAGATCAAGATATTGATCCACTGCAAGTTCCAGGAGTCCTTGTCCACAGTCATGCACCATTTAATTGGGGTAAAGACCCGCACGAAGCCATTCATAATGCAGTAGTGCTGGAAGAAGTGGCTAAAATGGCATTGCACACTTATCAAATCAATCCTAACACAGAAGATATGGATTCATTCTTGCTAGACAAGCACTATTTAAGAAAGCATGGTGCAAATGCTTATTATGGTCAAGATAAAAAATAATTATATAATGTGCAAATTTGAGGAGGAAAATATATGTTAAAAGTACGTCCGTACACATTTTGGTTTGTGACAGGTAGTCAGCATTTATATGGTGAAGAAACATTACAGGAAGTAGCAGATAATTCAAAGCAAATCGTTGCTGGATTAAATGAAAAAGGTAACTTACCTTATCAAGTAGAGTTTAAAGAAGTATTAACAACTTCAACAGATATTCACCGTCTTCTTCAACAAGCAAATTCTGATGAAGGCTGTGCAGGTGTTATCACTTGGATGCACACATTCTCTCCGGCAAAAATGTGGATTACTGGTCTAAAATCATTGCAAAAACCATTATTACATTTGCACACACAATTTAACCGTGATATTCCATGGGAAAGCATCGACATGGATTTCATGAACACGAACCAAGCAGCACATGGTGATCGTGAATACGGCTTTATTGGAACAAGAATGGACGTTTCCCGTAAGGTAGTCGTTGGTCATTGGGAAAATTCAGAAGTAACTGGAAAAGTGTCTGATTGGATGAAGACTGCTGTTGCTGTATCAGAAGGCAGCAATATTCGCGTAGCACGTTTCGGTGATAACATGCGTAATGTTGCCGTGACAGATGGAGATAAAATAGAAGCACAAATTAAATTTGGCTGGGTTGTTGACTATTATGGTATTGGTGACCTTGTAGAAGAGATGGATAAGGTAACGGATGCAGAATTAGATGCTTTATATAAAGAATATCAAGAGCTTTATGAACTTCCTGCAGAAGCTAGTGAGCCAGGACCAGTTCGTGACTCTATTTTATACCAAGGTAAAATCGAATTAGGTTTAAAATCATTCTTGGCAAAAGGTAACTATACTGCGTTTACAACAAACTTCGAAGATCTTCACGGAATGAAACAATTACCAGGACTTGCGGCA includes the following:
- the araD gene encoding L-ribulose-5-phosphate 4-epimerase — encoded protein: MLETLKEQVVEANRDLPKYGLVTFTWGNVSGFDKESGLMVIKPSGVPYEELKPKDLVVLDLEGNIVEGDLKPSSDTPTHRLLYQKFPGIGGIVHTHSPWATSWAQAGKGVPALGTTQADYFYGTIPCTRRMTKEEVQGEYEWETGNVIVEAFQDQDIDPLQVPGVLVHSHAPFNWGKDPHEAIHNAVVLEEVAKMALHTYQINPNTEDMDSFLLDKHYLRKHGANAYYGQDKK
- the araA gene encoding L-arabinose isomerase, with the protein product MLKVRPYTFWFVTGSQHLYGEETLQEVADNSKQIVAGLNEKGNLPYQVEFKEVLTTSTDIHRLLQQANSDEGCAGVITWMHTFSPAKMWITGLKSLQKPLLHLHTQFNRDIPWESIDMDFMNTNQAAHGDREYGFIGTRMDVSRKVVVGHWENSEVTGKVSDWMKTAVAVSEGSNIRVARFGDNMRNVAVTDGDKIEAQIKFGWVVDYYGIGDLVEEMDKVTDAELDALYKEYQELYELPAEASEPGPVRDSILYQGKIELGLKSFLAKGNYTAFTTNFEDLHGMKQLPGLAAQRLMAEGYGFAGEGDWRTAALLRMMKIISDNEGTSFMEDYTYHLEPGNEMILGSHMLEICPTVTATKPKIVVNPLGIGGKEDPARLVFDGRGGDAVNASLVEMGGRYRLVINEVKAEQPKIETPNLPVAKVLWKPQPSLSEATEAWIYAGGAHHTVFSFDVTTEQLYDFANMAKIECVVIDEDTKLRQFRNELKWNEAIYR